From the Cryptomeria japonica chromosome 2, Sugi_1.0, whole genome shotgun sequence genome, one window contains:
- the LOC131047119 gene encoding protein SENESCENCE-ASSOCIATED GENE 21, mitochondrial, which yields MERLMSSHLKRLWTAHTHICRRSFATQGMRSSSNRGVMAAQEEEMKKPNSGGGEKGFWMRDPATGNWIPQDHFHDIDVAELREKLLSTRSARQTFN from the exons ATGGAGCGCCTAATGTCCTCCCATCTGAAACGCCTGTGGACTGCTCACACACATATATG CCGACGGAGCTTTGCGACTCAGGGCATGAGATCGTCCTCTAACCGTGGAGTTATGGCGGCGCAGGAGGAGGAGATGAAGAAACCTAATTCAGGAGGAGGAGAGAAGGGGTTTTGGATGAGAGATCCGGCCACCGGAAACTGGATTCCTCAGGATCATTTCCACGACATTGATGTTGCAGAGCTTAGAGAGAAACTCCTCTCCACAAGATCTGCCCGGCAAACTTTTAATTAG